TTTAGAATAATAATGTTTAtgttagtaataaaaaaaataaataaaggaatGAACTTTAAATCTTGTCACCAGTTTGGGTGTGAAATTGTATGAATCAGTTGACAAGCATATTCATCTGCATAATATATCTGGGTTTAAGGTGTAACATTGAAAGTGCAAATGAATTATAATTGTATTTTCCTATAAGCTTATACTTGGtcaattttattctttatgcTGCTAGGTGTGTAAGAAAGTCATGTGGCTAGAAACTAGAGGGAACAATCTTAGGCACGTGTAAGGATGGGTTGGATGAAACAAAAAATTACTAATTTCTCCATAAcattgaattattggtgatgaatTTGGCAAAATAACATTTACAAGAAAGCTGCATTACGAGTATTTTTTGATAATTTAGGTAAGAAAAGACTATAATCTTTGTTGACATGTGATGGAGAATTCTGGTTTTTCACATGGATCTACTTTAGTCAATGAACTATGAACAGTTCTACATTTCATTGAAATTGTTTCTAGGAAATTTGGAGGCTAAGGGGAGGAAAAAGATTGTAAATTCTGATTGCATCTGAATTTTCACATGTAAGTtgcaattgaaaatttgataattgaTGAACAGATAAAAAAAGCTcggaaattttaaccaagaaaaaTCATTAACAGTTAAAGCTTTTTGTTTGGTCTATACACAATGAATGTTCTATCGTGTTACTTGAAGTCATGGATTGCATGCTGACATTTTGTCATCATAATGAAAGAAGTGGAAGCAAGATCACTGATGAAACCAAATAATGCAATCTTGCATGCTGTGTTTTCCATGTGCTTATAATTAAATGCAAAGAAACTAACACTGTAGAGATTTATGTTCCATTTGAATTATGATGCTCCCCACCTTCCTCTATAAAGTCATTCTCTTTCCCAAGGATTTCCATCAGGATATCTCAAGTTAGAATCTTGTGAGATGGGATTGGGTTATGGactaaaaaaggagaaaaaatcaTCCAAGTTTCTGACTTTCATGCAAGTTGGATGAAATGACAAGAAGTAATGCAATGGAAAGGTTGGGAAATTTAAGTGCTGGTTGTGTGAAAATAACAAGTCTCAACTGATGCTTTTGCATGAAAAGTGACTAATCAATTGCATAATCATGGGCATGGTTCCCAAGGGTTCCAGTTGGCTATTCCCCAATGCTCATGTGGTCCTAATTGCTTGCTTTTATATACCTGGTATGTTACGATCTGGTGGTCCTGGCAGAAATGTGTTTGAATTTCAGATTTTTCTTCAATTGTGCAAGATGCTTATCACTTCACAAGGTTTGAAAAAATGTGCACTAGATCCTCTTCAGCCACACCATAGGTTGTCACTTTTCTCTCATGACTTAAGTTTTTTGAAGAGAGTCCCATTGGATTCACTGTCCTGAATAATGTTAAATCAGAATACTTTTTGATTTGGGAAGCCCAGAAAGTTCTGCTAGGCATTGCCATTGCCAAATTGTTTTTTATTACTCTTTTAAAACTGTGACCTACAAGTGACCTAAATTTTTCTATCATGTTTCTTTCATCAATACAGCAAAAAGGTTAAGGAAGACACACATAATATCTTTCTCAGAAACCAATCAGAAGTTGTTAATTTAGGAGCAATAAAAGGTAGAAAATTAGGCTACCAGCTAGGAGAACTTTCTTGGGTGGTTGCTACTGGCTAGTACTGCAGCTATAATTGTTTGCTTTAATAGCTATTCAGAATTGAAAACTAGAAAATGAACAAAACTTTTATTTGGAAATAATGCATCACTGAAGCACCTAGTGCTAGAGCATACCTTTTTCATGTCTCATATCAAACCTTTCTCTATTTACTCATCACGGTGCTCCTCTTTGGtttaacaaaaatttttaaaaagattTGGTACATCATAAATTTTTTAAACGGAAAAGTTTTGTTGTGCCTTTACTCTCAGATATTATAAGGTAGGGTCTTGATCACTAAACTATTGAGCTTATAGCTACATGAACTAACCTATATACCACCTTTCTTAACAAGACAACAACAAAATAACCAAACAATAACCAAGAAACTGTGGAATGCAAACTTGTCAATGGAAATGGCTACTCTACAAGCTTGGTGAAGGCTACCAGCTTAATCATAAATTATGAAGGTTACAACATTGGTGGTCCTTTGTTATGTTGAAGAAGTAAATCTGAACCTAGTGTTTTGTGCTAATGAACTCTAATAATTTAGTGAAAATGTTAGTTATCCTATACTTTCTAACCTGTAAAGTGTGGTAGATGGCTACATGCAGGTGTTACGATTTACAATAATTCCTACCTTATGTTAAACACTGGTGGCATGGCAACCTTAATCTTTTTCCAGTACCTTTTTCCATATAAAaaaggccaaaaaaaaaaaaaaaaaaaaaaaaaaaaaaaaggtacgtTCTCCTGTCCCTCTGGAACTTTAGAGGACAGCAGTAGCTGCTCTAGGTTGGCATGGATTAGTTGCAAGCATTTGATCCTTGCCATAATATAAAAATGAGCTTTTTCAGTGCTTGCTTCTCCGTTAGATATCAATTTTGAGGTAGAGCTGGATTCTGTCCTAGTTTAATATGAGCATATCTTTTCATATGATTAGGCTCCAACAGGTGTTTTAACTCGCAATCTCACCGCCTTGAATATAACTCTAAGCATCCTGCACTTGTGGCCTTTGGAGAAGATTAATGTATGCAATCTTGCCCCTGTTATAAACTGTTTCAATAACTCAAACCCTTGACCTTTACACGAAAGCCACCATCTAATAATGCTCAAATGCAAGATATTGATAATAAGGATGgttatgtttgaaattgattgaggTACCTATGGGAATTGGTTGGATTTTAAATAAGGAATCGAGGTAATTATTATTAAGGTGTTCATTATTAGGGTAATTCATGGATTTTGCAACTTGAATGCCATGCTTATTCCAAGTCAACCTTTGTTACCACTGTTATACACTCATAACAAGATTATGCTCATGCAGTTGAGCAATCATCATATAATCCAAGCTTTGATGAAAACAGTAGTAAGTGTTGATTGAAGCTTTTTAACAGTAATTTTTTCCCCTTTTAACTTCCAAGAATTTCATGATTTCCTAGGAATAAAACAAAAGGAGCTGAGAGACTTCTTGGTTGTACTAAGGAACATAATTTGATGGGAAAGACCACAAAAAATGACATTCATTGCAGGTAAGGAGCTTCTCATCTCCAGTTTCTAGTTTGGATTCTTTCCCGGACAACAAAACTGATTTAAACAGAAGCATAACTTCCCAGGGAACAATAAGCTGTACATTTACAGAACACTAAAGCATAGATTGTATACATAAAGACCGAGTAGCCTATTAATGCTTGTTTGAGTTCTGAGAGGAAGAGAGAAGAGAAGACCTTAATAAAGCAGTAAAATACATTAAGAAATCTAAAAATTATTTACAGGCGAAGGTCAGTCATATCAAACCAGATTTCTTCAAATGCCTTGACTATAAGATCATGGTACTCTTTTGAATTGAGTGAAAGGTAACAAGCAAGAAGATCTTCCAAATCTTTTGATGTCCTGATATTGTTCTCTATGATCATCTCCACCATTGAATCCCTGAAGTCTTTCTGTGGATCAACTGAGGACTTAACCACTGCAAGGCTCTCTGAGAGAGTCCTGTTTCTTGATGCTGACAAACTTTTACGGGCACAAGCCTGAATCTTCCTGCTTGCAATTCTTGGAGAGTTAACTCGAAGTCTTATCCCCACAGAATTTGGTGAGGATCTTTGTGTGACAGGTTTGGACTTCTGCTCTTTATGAGTCCCATCTCTTTCCTCCTTTACATTCTTAACAGAAAGAGACCTGTTCGCTTTTATCTCCTCCGGTTTAGATGATGTTCTTTTGAACTTTGTGACTTGACTCATCTCGCCATTGAATTTTGCTGGCTTGGTGAATATAGGCGGTAGCTCCACCTCAGAAATGGTTTCGAACCCATCAATCTTCTTAGTTTTACTCTTAAAGGATTCACCATTCACGTCAATGATAATATCAGTAGTTGAAGAACTTACTTTACAGTTACAAGAGCTAGAGCAGGCGGCAAATTCTTGATCAAATGAGTAATTAGGAGCAAAaccatcatcatcatcctcaGATTCAGATAGAAGAGATTCGTGGAAGCCAGGTTCAGGGGAGGTCTCAGGAAGAGGGCTAGAGTATTCTACAGGTGAGTGAGCTTGAGCAATGGACTTGGTCCAGACCGAATTGACCTTTGCATGACAGCTACAATCAGAAGGAAAAGATGAAGAGACAAGCTTAGGAGAAGGCTTGTAGATTGTTTTTCTTTTGCTTCTTTTATTGGATGATGATCTTCTTGGTGAATCAGGGAAACGAGTATCTGAGGCCTTAGTGTTTACAGGTGAATTGTAGAATTTATCAGCTCTACAAGGTTCTGTGGTGAAGTAGTAGGTGTATCTTGGCTGAGAGATGTTGGATTTTTGAGAAGATGTTTTTGCTGAAAATGATTTTTTCTTGAAAGACCTCTGAGAGTTGCATTGTTTTCTGCCTCTGCTCATGTCTTTGAGCTTGTAAAACCAGGCATTTGGTATCATATCTGACAATCTAAACCTGTAATTACCCATCTTCTATGCAACTTCTCTTTGAAACCTGAGGATTCTAGTACTGGAGACTaacataagaaataaataaatagctGGTTCATAAAAGGAAAAGGGTAGATGGGTTTGTTAGAAAAGTTAAGCAAGAAAGCAGGGAGAATCAAGAATGCCCAGCAAATGCAAAGACCTTGTTTTATCAAAAAGTCAGTCTTTAGTTTGTTCTGTGTTACATAAACATAATCAGGAtttcatgatgtcattaatcccATTCTTTTTTTTAATAGAGATTAAGAGAGTGAGACTCAAACCTGAGTTTATCAGGTGAGTAATATGCCTACAACATGGCAAGCTAGCTCATCAATTCCATTCTATAATCAAGGTTTATGGTTCATATATATAAATTGGGTAACTAATGTTGAATAAAACAATCAATAAATTTTGTTAtggttataaaaaaaataaaaatttagtaatttGATTATAATAAATTGATTTTTTGTCATACATTAGTAATGATTAGTGTAATTTATCCCATTTAATAGCCCTACATATAATTTGTTACTTTAATCACCATGAGCATGACTAGGCAAGAAATTTCCCAATTTACATTGCTGCAACTTGAAGCATTGTCAACACTTCATTTGGGTCCTCACTAACACACCTTTTGTTTAGCTAAAGCAGAATGTTAATGATGATTTTAGCAAACTATTAAGGCCCATATGTCTAGTAAGTGCTTTTTATTTTTCTCCATAATTCCATGCATCACAAATGATGATATTCCATGCCTTTTTAAATGCTGAATTTTCAATTGACCCACATGCTCGGTGCTAGACATCCAGTTTTCTGGTCCCCATTAAAGCAGTGCGCGGCTGAAAATGAAATTACCCTTCTTTTCATAGCTGTTACTAAAAAAGTTTATCGAGCAGAAAAAGACTAAGTATTTTCATTAATTAGAaattatatctaaatattataattttgcaTCACATATCTTAACTTTTAGAATTTGAAGCAATTATAACTAAAACCACAAAATTAATTTAGAAGATTTTTGTGATGCTGTTCTTCTCTCTAGCTGGTTATGAATGTTGAGTTCAGGAATTAGACACTAGATGGGTTAGATGACCACCGCTCACATAGGCTTTTGATGTAGCTTCCTATTAGAATTAGGAGTTCTATGATTTAGTGGTGTTAGAAGTCTACTCCACTCAGTTGAGTCCTCATACTCATGGGATTCGTTTATTTTTTAGTCCATTTGATCATTTTAGGCattaatttgtattttatttaatcTCTATAATTTTAAAAGCATAACTATATAGTCTCTTTATTTCAAACTCTATAGTTATTTAATTCTTGTAATGGTAATTTCTCTCTCCTTTAAATATATTGATTAATAgaaaacttgatttaaattgaacAAATAGACTAAAGAGTATACTAAACAAAAGGtaaggactaactaatatattttttaaaatagaaagattaaatatttaatttttttaaaattgagatACTACATAATAATTTATCCAAAAAACTATATGCCTCCTCCCTTTTTTTCTAGCTAAAGATGAAACAATATCTCTCTATGTTTTATAGATGCCCATAAGAGAAAAAAGATGGGCTAATAGGTTCTAAAGACCTACATATGTCAACAAGTAGGATTGGCAATGAAGTTTACAACTAACATCACATGCTCTCGAAGCATTGTGAAAAATAACAAGCAAAAGAATATTTGGAAAATGAATGAATTTTATTGATGTCTAATCAAGCCTTATATACAAATCTTGAATCATTTTAAAAGAATATTTTAGCTATCTAACAAACTTGTATAACTCAGTTATCAAAATAAATGAAACTAAAACAGACACGGAAATTTTTGTTTCTCAATTCTATTCCTAACTATGCATCATATTACTTAAGTTAGTAGTTGGCCATTTTGTTCCTGCTATGCACCATATCACAACTCCCAACTACCTTTTTTGTTTCCTCGTATCTAAAACTTGAATAACTTAACATCCCCTCCTCAATATGGTGGTGGACGAATTTCTAGAAGTTCCTTCTTGGACAAAAGAGAGTGTAAAGCTAAATGAGTCAATGATTTGGTGAACAAATTCACAAGCTGATCTTTGGAGGCAATATGAAAAATGGATACAAAGCCTTTGAGTATCTAATCTTATAGAcatcatattttggccgatcttcAAAGTCATAATTCGCATGATTGCATTTCAGTCGATCTCTTTAGTAGCCGTTTTACCCGATCTCTACCATTTACTTGATCTCAGGTCATTTTCTCCGAACTCGTAATAACTTGGGTTATCTCCAGATATATAATAAATTCGGAGTCTATCCGATCTGAGGAATAAATCGAGTACTTTCAGATCTCTCTACCTACTTGACCTGTCTTGGTTAATCTACAAACCATTGAAGTTTGCAttttgtttttcgatctcttcaTGTTCAAGATTCCAAATTTCGGGTAGTTTCAGGATCAGGTGTCTCGCTTGAATTGTTCAAATATTTAACCAAGTTAATGTTTTATCCGATCCCTAAGCATGTTGTCCTGAACTTAACAAATTTGGACTAAGACCTGATTTCAAATCATGTTTCCCAAATGATTCCAAGCCTTTCCTATCTCATATTCGTGTATGTTACTCTCATTTCTTTAAGCGGTCATGTTTCATAATCGATCTTAAGTTTGACATTCGAGCTTATCCAGTTGGTTGGGAATTGAATTAATACTCATCCATACCTAGTTTGATGTTTTCCCGATCTTATCAAGAATTGATCACAAAGACTTAAATTCATTTCAAGTTGGAAAATATACAAATCATTCAGCAGGAGGGTCTTCCCCAGCATGCTCTTCAGGTACATTTTCAATATTCtctccctcctctctctctcgTTCCTCTTCACTCTCAAGCTCAACTCTCGGGGCGAGCTTCTCCAGCCAGGTAAAGTcttcttcagggtagcgcttcacTAGCTCAACTAAGAGATcactgtgggcattcacataagcgtcaCCCTCTTTTATCAGAGCCTCTTCCTCCTTAGCCTTGATCTCGTTAGAGAGTTGAGCCAAATTAGCAGCTCAGTAGGCCCGAGAGTCCTCAAGTTCCCACTCCAATTGAGTTGTCCTCTCCTCATAAGACCTCACCTGGCCTTCTAAGTCAGCGATTTGATCATTGGCCACCGAGAGCTTAGTTTTTGTAGCTGCTGCATCCTAGACCGCCTTAATGATCTCCCTCTTTAAGAGATGGGCCTTCTCtctgatcaattgctagttcataatCGCCTCCAGGCCCAAACTCATTATCTGAGCCAGGAGATCATCGATGCTATCCTGGGCCCGAATCTGATCTTCTTGAAAGCAAATAAAAGCGCCCAAGACCTTAGCCAGGTTAGGATATCCCCAAACTGAGCGGTTCCTCTCTAATGATTGAAGTAAGACATGAGCGCCCCAGGAAAGCGGTCGAGCGGCCAAGACGACTGGCCCAAAATGACCACCCTCTGCATCTGAAGAGATCGGAGGTGGAAGAGGAGGTTCAGTAAGGTGAATGGGAGGCTCCGAGTTGATAACCTCTACCTCTGAAGTTGGCCGTTCTTGAGGTCGAAATGGAGAGCTCTGCACTTCTGTCACAGCCTGTTTCTGAGTAGCAGCAGTGGCTTCTTTCATCTCTAGCACTTTTCGAGCGAGCTCCCTTTTTCGCTTATGACTCTCCTTTGCGGATTTGCCCCCAACCATACCTGCACATAAAACAagttagtgagttcgctaagaatGTAAAACCTAAGATTCAGATTTACAGGTGCCAgggccaaggtcagagagctgaagctcataGTCCTCACAGGCGATCACtcgcatcatccaccattttagCTCAGCCATAACCGCATCCAAATATGAATATTTATGAACAGTCACCTggttcttcaattcctttaccatagCATCATCGTCTTTATTCAGAGTGATCTTCCTTGGTACTTTAGGGACCAAATAGTTCCAGCTACATGGGACGCCTTCAAAACCAGTTGGATCCTTGCTCCTAAGTATGAAAAACTGATCTTTCCAGTTCTTTAACGAGGAacggagatcggtgaagagcctacaatttggcttggcttggaaaaactaatattcatcatcttttcaCTAAGCACGCTTATGTAATTTGGCAAAAACCTTCGTCGTGGGCTCAAGTCCCTTAGCTCAACAAAGACATTTGAAGGCTACCATAGTCTACCAAGAGTTCAGATGCACTAAGGCTACACAGACGTGGTGAAACTTTAGAACAGCTTTGTAAAATTCATCTAGGGGAAATAGAAGCCCGACTTTAaattgttcttcatacaccatgattagGTCAATTTCGTTAAAGAAGTGATTAGcttgaagatcgccatggcatctgataagttcaAAAGAGTCAAACGAGAGATTGTACTCTTAGCTAATATACTGGAGATCGGATTCCCTAAGGACCGATAGTAGTTCGTCCACTGGTAGATTCTCTTTCCTCGAGGCCGATGCTTGTTTTGATCTAGTCGGTTGATCAGAAATCGGAATAATGGCTGTGGTGAGTTCAGGTCGCCCACTTGGCCCAGCCTCATCCCTTCGTCTGATGTCCATGAAATATGGACGGAAGGAGGACTAGCAACTCTCTGACCTTCAGTGCTGCTCATTTTCGAACAACAAAGATAAAACTGATCAAAAAAAGATCAAAATCCTTACCAAAGTATAAATCATTGCcaaaaaatgcaagaaatgagaGAGAGCTTTGGGTTGTCCAAAAAATCTGAAAATAGCACAAGTATATAAATGGTTGACCCCCCCCCCCTCCTATTTATACTcattcgagcattaaatgctcatgagGCCCTAGATGACGCATCAGTTAACAGGATTTGACCATTTCAATGATGCATCAGAAAATTTTAGAAGCATGGCAAGGAGATCAGACAAATGAGGTCGGTTACCAAGGATCAACCATAGATTAGATAGCAAATAGTTTTAAACCAAAGAGATCGGTCAGATAAGTGTGATTAGGGATCAGATCGAACACAGTTATTAGAGatcaggaaaataatcaatgcaataataaaaaatagaataaattgaatcaattttgaataaataagacttcatttcatttccaaaaggtcagattacattatttgggcgatctcttaAGATCAGCAATTACAAATATCCatacactacattctacctatttTGCTCTTATAGTTTAGACCACTCCCAATCCCAAGAGGCCGATTAAGAGATATGTGGAGATCGGGAGGGTAGCTCTCGCTAACTATAGTAAAGACTACAGGAAGCTCGGTGTCATCAACGATGTCATCGACCAAAACCGAGATACAATCGGGAACCCTGACATGGTTAGgaaccaaatgaacttcaagaggcagtcatcgacatcaagattgaaattagcagtccccttGTCCGAGATCGGTCCGCAGATCATACTGGTAAACTGATTGGAGATTGACACGGTAGTCAATTTGGACCCTGATCGGTAAATTGGTCCGGTTCGCTCGTTGTCATCAGATGACGCTCTCATAATTCTCTAATCATCGAAATCGTCTATTTTCAGGCAATGAGCAAAGAAGATGATTGGAAAAAGATCAACACGCCTATCATGATAAGAATTTTCACCGGAGAAATTAGGATAAAAAAAGTAGCACATTAGAAATTCACCGAAGAAGGAGAGAGTGTGGGTGTGAGAATGATGGAATTctctgcatatatatagggccctggCATATATTGAGTGTAGAACTCGAAGCGGGTCATCAATAATAGAAGAATTTATTGCTTCGATACAGGTCAGATACAGAGAGGATATGTGAAAGAAATCGGGAAGTAAGATGAGATTAGGAAAAAAAGAGATCGAACGCGGGAAAAGTTGGATTAAGAGATCATAATAAGAGGTTTCAGATCCATCAACCACAATGAGGGATCGAGTAGACCGAGGAATGACCTATAAAGATTGAGGGCTCAGGGAATCGAATCACCTTTAATCATGACCCTTAATTCATAAGACTAATTCCCCTACCATCAGATCTAAGTTAGTTAAAGCTTTTGGGGTACAGTATAATCCCCACCACCCATCTCATTTATAAGGACGCACTCCTCGCCATTGGATCTCAAATGGTTAAAGCAGCCCAGTACATCTTAATTTACACCATTAATCATActtgtaaggatggatttgggACCCTCAGATCAAAAGCAAATAACAAATTCGGCACTTTTCATTCCCAACCCTTGGATTTGTTCAGTAAGTCAGGACTCCTAACCGTTGGATGAAAGAATGAAAAAGACAGAAATTCTGAACTAAATCACAAccttcaattttgattctctttaattctaagacgTCGGATCCTATCCTTTTAAATCCGGACCCTCCATCTCTTCCTGCTGAAATCTTAACCCTCTATTTTGAGTACCCATtttctataaatacctgcatgtaatACTGTAGAAAAGAGGATGGTGATTATCGGGGAGAATCTCTGAACTTAAATACTGCTGTAACCCCATTGCCTTTCATTCGAGAGCTCTTATTGTTTCTAAAGACTTTAGAAATAAGTTTTCTAAAGTATCTCATCTAAAGAGCTACAAGTCCTACAATCTATATTCTCAGCACTTGTGCACTATCCTGAAAGTTCAATCTCAGTTCATCATCAAGATTTTGTTTTCATCACCTTTGGCAGCTTAAGTCTCTTGGTTGTCTCGGTCTTAGTAGCCTCAAATTCACAGGACGTCAGCATTAGTTTCTAT
This is a stretch of genomic DNA from Hevea brasiliensis isolate MT/VB/25A 57/8 chromosome 12, ASM3005281v1, whole genome shotgun sequence. It encodes these proteins:
- the LOC110665176 gene encoding transcription repressor OFP4 — its product is MGNYRFRLSDMIPNAWFYKLKDMSRGRKQCNSQRSFKKKSFSAKTSSQKSNISQPRYTYYFTTEPCRADKFYNSPVNTKASDTRFPDSPRRSSSNKRSKRKTIYKPSPKLVSSSFPSDCSCHAKVNSVWTKSIAQAHSPVEYSSPLPETSPEPGFHESLLSESEDDDDGFAPNYSFDQEFAACSSSCNCKVSSSTTDIIIDVNGESFKSKTKKIDGFETISEVELPPIFTKPAKFNGEMSQVTKFKRTSSKPEEIKANRSLSVKNVKEERDGTHKEQKSKPVTQRSSPNSVGIRLRVNSPRIASRKIQACARKSLSASRNRTLSESLAVVKSSVDPQKDFRDSMVEMIIENNIRTSKDLEDLLACYLSLNSKEYHDLIVKAFEEIWFDMTDLRL